From the endosymbiont of Bathymodiolus septemdierum str. Myojin knoll genome, one window contains:
- a CDS encoding colicin E3/pyocin S6 family cytotoxin — MFKKLLTTYFSFYLALSPVVNATTQTQTTDQAAVTKDKVATQTQTPNTQSTTPTAITQTPLSITLPTGTTGLFVQAQDPQTDYLIETNPEFTLYDNFISSDYLLKHIDFNPDKTLKRIGDGFYEQKLIKEQLLAQTGKRFLQKDITSDNAQYRRLMDNAINQQRDLELIPGISLTTAQISQLTQDMVWMEPQTITLADGTTTQALVPRVYIANINQYQVEGGRIIAGKDINLNVNQLKNAGLIKAGDNLSVSALDSILNQGGTLQADNTLTLLANNNINNISADIKAKDIILTSINGNINNVRFEKNVDYSQGNTKDIKKIIGNQANIQATNDIKLTTNKTINLAGSNINANNKLDLNANNVILTTTQQVTDFYSGNNKNYYKENSTTNLKSQIKAGNININANEQVTIKGTNLQADNQTNIQSKVLNITSVKDTKYTQLHSESKGGLFGGGHDDTTTTSTTDNIQSTLQAKDINITNKLTQVQASKLQADTIKITTELLNLVSDKDLDFKQIQTESSGFLTKTITDKGHNKQTKVVAEINANDKLIINNQQLTNNQLTNKQLTTTQQQILTKLTSSDGLNKNLQAQLKAQGITLSDVNISNKNWDESTTTLSGLGAIIVQVVAAALTGGAANGFINAAIASVQTQLAAAVLTAGITGNSLAIDPKQMLKTALTAGASQYALNQYGAKTLNADGTTSIATYSKDLDFSTNLQNGLQNTAVTTAVSTAINGGSLADNLKNNLASSVLTTGLAKGANLIGNAKAIGNLNDFTHKVAHAALGCAGAKIQGKDCGSGAVGAVVGEVIAEQVGKYQGKDISKMTKAEFEQYKQDTTALARVGTAVITQGLGKDIEIADQAAENAVENNALVSGAIVLTVVAVAELIDKGVTAYDAWQLKKALDEGRTEDAKALVAVIGIGVVTEAIPGNKIIQKIAQGIGKEKKITSVVKNNNYNYKPAPKKPEDITGIPNLKSSPSKTSAQGGGKLRKRYKDKKGNIYEWDYRHGTLEKYNKRGKHLGEYDPNTGKQLKSADKTRKVEP; from the coding sequence ATGTTCAAAAAACTGCTAACCACCTATTTCTCTTTTTATTTGGCACTCAGCCCAGTCGTAAACGCAACCACCCAAACTCAAACTACCGACCAAGCGGCTGTTACTAAAGATAAGGTAGCCACCCAAACCCAAACCCCCAACACCCAATCTACCACCCCAACCGCAATTACCCAAACCCCACTATCCATCACGCTACCCACTGGCACCACAGGCTTATTCGTCCAAGCCCAAGACCCACAAACAGACTACCTCATAGAAACCAACCCAGAGTTCACCCTTTATGATAACTTCATTAGCTCTGATTACTTGCTTAAACACATTGACTTTAACCCTGATAAAACACTCAAACGCATTGGCGATGGCTTCTACGAACAAAAACTCATTAAAGAACAACTCTTAGCACAAACAGGCAAGCGTTTTTTACAAAAAGACATCACCAGCGACAACGCCCAATATCGAAGACTGATGGACAATGCCATCAACCAGCAAAGAGATTTAGAGCTCATCCCTGGCATTAGCCTCACCACCGCCCAAATATCACAACTCACCCAAGACATGGTCTGGATGGAACCACAAACCATCACCCTAGCCGATGGCACCACCACCCAAGCTTTAGTGCCAAGAGTCTACATAGCCAACATCAATCAATATCAAGTTGAGGGTGGCAGAATTATTGCAGGTAAAGACATTAACCTTAATGTTAACCAACTCAAAAACGCAGGTCTCATCAAAGCAGGAGACAATCTATCAGTTAGTGCATTAGACAGTATCCTTAACCAAGGCGGCACCCTCCAAGCAGACAACACCCTAACCCTGCTTGCAAACAACAACATCAACAACATCAGTGCTGATATTAAGGCAAAAGACATCATCCTCACCAGCATCAACGGCAACATTAACAATGTCCGCTTTGAGAAAAATGTAGATTACTCACAAGGCAACACCAAAGACATTAAAAAAATAATCGGCAACCAAGCCAATATCCAAGCCACCAACGATATTAAGTTAACAACTAACAAAACCATCAACCTTGCTGGTTCAAATATTAATGCCAACAACAAACTAGACTTAAACGCTAATAATGTCATCTTAACCACTACCCAACAAGTAACCGACTTCTACTCAGGCAACAACAAAAACTACTATAAAGAAAACTCAACCACCAATCTTAAAAGTCAAATCAAAGCAGGTAATATCAACATCAATGCTAACGAGCAAGTAACCATCAAAGGTACAAACCTCCAAGCAGACAACCAAACCAACATCCAAAGCAAAGTACTAAACATTACCTCAGTCAAAGACACCAAATACACCCAACTTCATTCAGAATCAAAAGGCGGCTTGTTTGGCGGTGGACATGACGATACCACCACTACCAGTACCACAGATAACATCCAAAGCACCCTCCAAGCCAAAGATATTAACATTACTAACAAACTCACCCAAGTCCAAGCCTCCAAACTCCAAGCAGACACCATCAAAATCACCACTGAGCTACTCAACCTAGTCTCAGACAAAGACCTAGACTTTAAACAAATCCAAACCGAATCATCAGGTTTTTTAACCAAGACCATTACCGATAAAGGCCACAACAAACAAACCAAAGTAGTCGCAGAAATAAACGCCAATGACAAACTTATCATTAACAACCAGCAACTAACCAATAATCAACTAACCAACAAACAGTTAACCACCACTCAACAACAAATCCTAACCAAACTCACCTCAAGCGATGGCTTAAATAAAAACCTACAAGCCCAACTCAAAGCCCAAGGCATCACCCTAAGTGATGTCAACATCTCTAACAAAAACTGGGATGAATCCACCACCACCCTTAGTGGTTTAGGTGCAATTATCGTACAAGTAGTAGCAGCTGCTCTTACAGGCGGAGCTGCTAATGGCTTTATCAACGCTGCCATAGCAAGTGTACAAACACAACTAGCCGCAGCTGTGCTCACCGCAGGTATCACTGGTAACAGTTTAGCAATTGACCCTAAACAAATGCTAAAGACTGCATTAACAGCAGGTGCTAGTCAATATGCCCTCAACCAATACGGCGCAAAAACACTCAACGCAGACGGCACCACTTCAATTGCCACATACAGCAAAGACCTAGACTTCAGCACCAATCTACAAAACGGACTACAAAACACCGCAGTAACAACAGCAGTAAGCACTGCCATCAACGGTGGCTCTCTAGCAGACAATCTTAAAAACAATTTAGCAAGCAGTGTTTTAACAACGGGGCTTGCCAAAGGTGCCAACCTAATAGGCAATGCCAAAGCCATAGGCAACCTCAACGACTTCACCCACAAAGTTGCCCATGCAGCACTGGGTTGTGCTGGTGCTAAGATACAAGGTAAGGATTGTGGTAGTGGTGCGGTTGGGGCTGTTGTTGGGGAGGTTATTGCTGAGCAAGTTGGTAAGTATCAAGGCAAAGATATTAGCAAAATGACTAAGGCAGAGTTTGAGCAATACAAACAAGACACGACTGCTTTAGCGAGAGTTGGGACGGCAGTTATTACTCAAGGGTTGGGTAAGGATATTGAGATAGCAGACCAAGCGGCTGAGAATGCGGTGGAGAATAATGCGCTGGTTAGTGGCGCTATAGTATTGACTGTTGTTGCAGTAGCAGAACTTATTGATAAAGGTGTTACTGCTTATGATGCTTGGCAATTAAAGAAAGCACTTGATGAAGGTAGGACGGAGGATGCAAAAGCATTAGTAGCAGTTATTGGTATTGGCGTGGTAACGGAGGCTATTCCTGGGAATAAAATTATTCAGAAGATTGCTCAAGGTATTGGAAAAGAGAAGAAAATTACCAGCGTAGTTAAGAATAATAATTACAACTATAAACCCGCCCCTAAAAAGCCTGAAGATATAACAGGGATACCAAATTTAAAATCGTCTCCTTCTAAAACTTCTGCTCAAGGTGGAGGTAAACTGAGAAAACGGTACAAAGATAAAAAAGGTAATATTTATGAATGGGATTATCGTCATGGCACTTTAGAAAAATATAATAAAAGAGGAAAACACTTAGGAGAATATGACCCTAACACTGGCAAACAATTAAAATCAGCTGATAAAACACGAAAGGTTGAGCCATGA
- a CDS encoding IS5 family transposase — MSWKNTKQNSFADSLVVEHKSLSELDDVHNIINWNEIEQTLSNLYSSVRGAPSYPPLMMFKILILQAWYGLSDEALEKQIARDLMFRRFIDLSLSESVPDHSSIWHFRQLLNTEKLLEPLLEQINTHLEQNSIIVSLGSINIIDATVIEAKQCRKRKGKNGNNTQDKEAGYNVKTAADGKKKTTYGFKMHANTDEDGFVKKMTYTPGNVHDSKEFDKLLDISKSKTCGQVFADSAYANKNNNEKLGKENNKILHRAYRNKPLTKEQKQENKQRSSIRYIVERTFGLLKLHHGLGKARYLGLERNKARAQLIAISHNLKTGMNIFKRMRNLRDCCIQ; from the coding sequence ATGTCTTGGAAGAACACAAAACAAAACTCATTTGCAGATTCTCTCGTTGTAGAGCACAAATCCCTATCAGAGCTTGATGATGTGCATAACATTATCAACTGGAATGAGATAGAGCAAACACTTTCAAACTTATATTCATCTGTACGCGGCGCACCCAGCTATCCGCCACTGATGATGTTTAAAATTCTTATCCTTCAAGCTTGGTATGGCCTTAGCGATGAAGCCCTAGAAAAACAAATTGCTAGAGACTTAATGTTCAGACGTTTTATTGATTTATCATTATCTGAGAGTGTGCCAGACCATTCCAGCATTTGGCATTTTAGACAACTACTCAATACTGAAAAACTCTTAGAACCTCTACTAGAACAAATCAACACTCATCTAGAACAAAATTCAATCATTGTCTCATTAGGCTCAATTAACATTATTGATGCCACTGTCATTGAAGCCAAGCAATGTAGAAAACGCAAAGGTAAGAATGGCAACAATACCCAAGACAAAGAAGCTGGCTATAATGTCAAAACAGCAGCTGATGGCAAAAAGAAAACCACCTATGGCTTCAAGATGCATGCTAATACTGATGAAGATGGCTTTGTTAAAAAGATGACCTATACCCCTGGCAATGTGCATGACTCAAAAGAATTTGATAAACTGCTTGATATAAGCAAAAGCAAAACCTGTGGACAAGTCTTTGCTGATAGTGCCTATGCTAATAAAAATAATAATGAAAAACTGGGTAAAGAAAACAATAAAATATTGCACCGTGCCTACAGAAACAAGCCTTTAACCAAAGAGCAGAAACAAGAGAATAAACAACGCTCATCTATTCGCTATATTGTTGAGCGAACCTTTGGCTTGCTAAAGCTTCATCACGGTTTAGGCAAAGCAAGATACCTTGGGTTAGAACGCAACAAAGCCAGAGCACAACTGATTGCCATAAGTCATAATCTTAAAACTGGGATGAATATTTTTAAGCGAATGCGCAACCTGAGGGATTGTTGTATCCAATGA